Proteins encoded by one window of Kribbella italica:
- a CDS encoding aminodeoxychorismate/anthranilate synthase component II — MPRILVVDNYDSFVYNLVQYLQQLQADTTVLRNDEVTPEQATAYDGVLLSPGPGTPEEAGACVEIVKQAGGQVPIFGVCLGLQAIGVAYGGVVGRADELLHGKTSQVFHEGAGVLAGLPSPFTATRYHSLAIAQDSVPDVLQVTARTEADVIMAARHKDLPVEGVQFHPESVLTEGGHRMLANWLTICGDPEAVARSAGMAPVVS, encoded by the coding sequence ATGCCGCGCATCCTCGTCGTCGACAACTACGACTCGTTCGTCTACAACCTGGTGCAGTACCTGCAGCAGCTGCAGGCCGACACCACGGTCCTGCGCAACGACGAGGTGACACCCGAGCAGGCCACGGCGTACGACGGCGTGCTGCTGTCGCCCGGGCCGGGGACGCCCGAAGAGGCCGGCGCCTGCGTCGAGATCGTCAAGCAGGCCGGCGGTCAGGTCCCGATCTTCGGGGTCTGCCTCGGGCTGCAGGCGATCGGTGTCGCGTACGGCGGGGTGGTGGGTCGCGCGGACGAGCTGCTGCACGGCAAGACCAGCCAGGTGTTCCACGAGGGCGCCGGCGTACTGGCCGGGCTGCCGTCGCCGTTCACCGCGACCAGGTACCACTCGCTCGCGATCGCCCAGGACAGCGTCCCCGACGTACTCCAGGTGACCGCACGCACCGAGGCCGACGTGATCATGGCCGCCCGCCACAAGGACCTCCCCGTCGAGGGCGTCCAGTTCCACCCCGAGTCGGTCCTCACCGAAGGCGGCCACCGCATGCTCGCCAACTGGCTCACCATCTGCGGCGACCCCGAAGCCGTCGCCCGCTCCGCCGGCATGGCCCCGGTCGTCAGCTGA
- the pknB gene encoding Stk1 family PASTA domain-containing Ser/Thr kinase, which yields MTSQARLVGGRYEEGEPLGRGGMADVRRGVDNRLGRSVAIKRLRVDLASDSTFQARFRREAQSAASLNHPTIVSVYDTGEEPDPNGSGITIPYIVMELVTGKTLRDLIREGRKIMPERALEITSGVLEALDYSHRAGIVHRDIKPGNVMLTPQGQVKVMDFGIARAVADTTSDMTQTAAVIGTAQYLSPEQARGETVDARSDLYSTGCLLYELLTGRPPFVGESPVSVAYQHVREQPVPPSSFDPDIPPEVDAVVLKALAKSREERYQSASEMRQDIHRVLAGQQVTAPMAAVGETRAMAATAVAPQAATQAYRQTQSDDLLPPDDGMDEAEAARARRNRGLAYFLLGLAIVAVAVLVYVLINNGNKDNNGGGTPEVTQVAVPDVKGKTVDQATALLAAQELKVTSTGAANPTVPRGQIVSQTPAAATMADKGSTVSVVVSSGPTSFAVPDVKGKSLQDATDILEDSPGKFKVAEKVNRTDDEAPKDTVLGLNPDPSGKYPSGQEFTLTVSSGSVKVQVPDVSKQNQDDAANALKAAGLTVGYENAPPGSNQPEGTVVSQSVAPGTSVAKGTKVIIRIAGPPQPTNSPTDTPTGDPTGDPTGDPTGDPTDPPTIGLPGGGGAAPGRLP from the coding sequence ATGACATCGCAGGCACGTCTCGTCGGCGGGCGCTACGAGGAAGGCGAACCGCTGGGACGGGGAGGTATGGCCGACGTCCGCAGGGGCGTCGACAACCGGCTCGGCCGGTCCGTCGCGATCAAGCGGCTCCGGGTGGACCTGGCCAGTGACTCCACCTTCCAGGCCAGGTTCCGGCGCGAGGCGCAGTCGGCGGCCTCGCTGAACCACCCGACCATCGTGTCGGTCTACGACACCGGCGAGGAACCGGACCCGAACGGCTCCGGCATCACCATCCCGTACATCGTGATGGAGCTGGTCACCGGCAAGACGCTGCGGGACCTGATCCGCGAGGGCCGCAAGATCATGCCCGAGCGCGCCCTGGAGATCACCTCCGGCGTGCTCGAGGCGCTCGACTACAGCCACCGGGCCGGAATCGTGCACCGCGACATCAAGCCCGGCAACGTGATGCTGACCCCGCAGGGCCAGGTCAAGGTGATGGACTTCGGCATCGCCCGCGCGGTCGCCGACACCACCTCGGACATGACCCAGACCGCGGCCGTGATCGGCACCGCGCAGTACCTGTCGCCCGAGCAGGCCCGCGGCGAGACCGTGGACGCCCGCTCCGACCTGTACTCGACCGGCTGCCTGCTGTACGAACTGCTCACCGGCCGGCCGCCGTTCGTCGGCGAGTCCCCGGTCTCGGTGGCCTACCAGCACGTCCGGGAGCAGCCGGTCCCGCCGTCCTCGTTCGACCCCGACATCCCGCCGGAGGTCGACGCGGTCGTGCTGAAGGCGCTGGCCAAGAGCCGCGAGGAGCGCTACCAGAGCGCGTCGGAGATGCGCCAGGACATCCACCGGGTGCTCGCCGGCCAGCAGGTGACCGCGCCGATGGCAGCGGTCGGGGAGACCCGCGCGATGGCCGCCACGGCGGTGGCGCCGCAGGCGGCGACCCAGGCGTACCGGCAGACCCAGTCCGACGACCTGCTTCCGCCGGACGACGGCATGGACGAGGCCGAGGCGGCGCGCGCCCGGCGTAATCGCGGGCTCGCGTACTTCCTGCTCGGCCTTGCGATCGTCGCGGTGGCGGTGCTGGTCTACGTGCTGATCAACAACGGGAACAAGGACAACAACGGCGGCGGTACGCCGGAGGTCACCCAGGTCGCGGTGCCGGACGTGAAGGGCAAGACCGTCGACCAGGCGACCGCGCTGCTCGCGGCGCAGGAGCTCAAGGTGACGTCGACCGGCGCGGCCAACCCGACCGTCCCGCGAGGGCAGATCGTCAGCCAGACCCCGGCGGCCGCCACGATGGCGGACAAGGGTTCGACGGTGTCGGTGGTGGTGTCCAGCGGGCCTACGTCGTTCGCGGTGCCGGACGTCAAGGGCAAGTCCTTGCAGGACGCGACGGACATCCTGGAAGACTCACCGGGCAAGTTCAAGGTCGCCGAGAAGGTCAACCGGACCGACGACGAGGCGCCGAAGGACACCGTGCTGGGCCTGAACCCGGACCCGAGCGGTAAGTACCCGAGCGGCCAGGAGTTCACGCTGACGGTGTCCAGCGGGTCGGTCAAGGTCCAGGTCCCGGACGTCAGCAAGCAGAACCAGGACGACGCGGCGAACGCACTGAAAGCAGCCGGTCTGACGGTCGGTTACGAGAATGCTCCGCCCGGCTCCAACCAGCCCGAGGGCACGGTCGTCTCGCAGAGCGTCGCGCCGGGCACGAGTGTCGCAAAAGGCACCAAGGTGATCATCCGTATCGCCGGCCCGCCCCAGCCGACCAACTCCCCGACGGACACCCCCACCGGCGATCCGACGGGCGACCCGACAGGTGATCCGACCGGCGACCCGACCGACCCACCGACCATCGGCCTCCCCGGCGGCGGAGGCGCGGCCCCGGGCCGCCTGCCCTAG
- a CDS encoding penicillin-binding transpeptidase domain-containing protein encodes MNSAIRRLAVAAIVLMLALMANSTYLQAFKANDINGRNDNRRVRDAQFSIDRGPILIGNIPIAESKESNDQYKFLRTYTAGPEYAPVTGYYSFLYGRLGIELNQNSQLNGSDPSLAFRRVVDVITNRDQQGAAVSLTLNAKAQMAAYRGLAGKKGAAVAIDPKTGKILALVSRPSYDPNELASHDLNKVGASWKKFTEDPNKPMSNRAARELFPPGSTFKLVTTAAALSSGRYNPDTKVRSPAQLPLPQTTTPLMNENKLNCGGSDNATLTVALRNSCNTAFGSVGLELGADALREQAEKFGFGERQLPELGAVASQFPADPNPPQTAQSAIGQFDVQATPLQMAMVAAGIANKGDVMKPYLVESVRTADLKTVSETKPESLHQAVTPEVASQLTQMMVDVVENGTGKPGRIGGVQVAGKTGTAQTAKDRPPFAWFTAFAPAEDPQVAVAVMIEDANVPRDDIAGGKLAAPIAKSVMEAVLGR; translated from the coding sequence GTGAACTCGGCAATCCGGCGGCTCGCCGTCGCAGCGATCGTCCTGATGCTCGCCCTGATGGCGAACTCGACGTACCTGCAGGCGTTCAAGGCGAACGACATCAACGGCCGCAACGACAACCGGCGGGTCCGCGACGCGCAGTTCTCGATCGACCGCGGCCCGATCCTGATCGGCAACATCCCGATCGCGGAGTCCAAGGAGTCCAACGACCAGTACAAGTTCCTGCGCACGTACACCGCCGGGCCCGAGTACGCGCCGGTGACCGGCTACTACTCGTTCCTGTACGGCCGGCTCGGCATCGAGCTGAACCAGAACTCCCAGCTGAACGGCTCCGACCCGTCGCTGGCCTTCCGCCGGGTGGTGGACGTGATCACCAACCGCGACCAGCAGGGGGCGGCCGTCTCGCTGACGCTGAACGCCAAGGCCCAGATGGCGGCGTACCGGGGGCTGGCCGGCAAGAAGGGTGCCGCGGTCGCGATCGACCCGAAGACCGGCAAGATCCTGGCGCTGGTCTCGCGGCCGTCGTACGACCCGAACGAGCTGGCCTCCCACGACCTGAACAAGGTCGGCGCGTCCTGGAAGAAGTTCACCGAGGACCCGAACAAGCCGATGTCGAACCGGGCCGCCCGCGAGCTGTTCCCGCCGGGGTCGACGTTCAAGCTGGTGACCACGGCGGCGGCACTGTCCAGCGGCCGGTACAACCCGGACACCAAGGTCCGGTCGCCCGCCCAGCTCCCGCTGCCGCAGACCACGACCCCGCTGATGAACGAGAACAAGCTCAACTGTGGCGGCAGCGACAACGCCACGCTGACGGTCGCGCTGCGGAACTCGTGCAACACCGCCTTCGGCTCGGTCGGCCTGGAGCTCGGCGCGGACGCGCTGCGCGAGCAGGCGGAGAAGTTCGGCTTCGGCGAGCGGCAGCTGCCCGAGCTGGGCGCGGTCGCCAGCCAGTTCCCCGCCGACCCGAACCCGCCGCAGACCGCCCAGTCGGCGATCGGCCAGTTCGACGTCCAGGCCACGCCGCTGCAGATGGCGATGGTGGCGGCCGGCATCGCGAACAAGGGCGACGTGATGAAGCCGTACCTGGTGGAGAGCGTCCGGACCGCGGACCTGAAGACGGTCTCGGAGACCAAGCCGGAGTCGCTGCACCAGGCGGTCACGCCGGAGGTCGCGAGCCAGCTGACCCAGATGATGGTCGACGTGGTCGAGAACGGCACCGGCAAGCCGGGCCGGATCGGCGGTGTCCAGGTGGCCGGCAAGACCGGTACGGCGCAGACCGCCAAGGACCGGCCGCCGTTCGCCTGGTTCACGGCCTTCGCCCCGGCCGAGGACCCGCAGGTCGCGGTCGCGGTGATGATCGAGGACGCGAACGTCCCGCGCGACGACATCGCCGGCGGCAAACTCGCCGCGCCGATCGCCAAGAGCGTCATGGAGGCGGTGTTGGGCAGGTGA
- a CDS encoding FtsW/RodA/SpoVE family cell cycle protein has product MSIASTSVIQIIPRTRRGVELMLLIIAIAVSVAAYVNIGLTVQNKVPASTGYYAAGIGLLALIAHMALRYRAPYADPVILPCAVLLNGLGVAMIHRVDLGLKAAAEAAGTKARGPAAPQQITWTAVGIILFLVVILVVRDHRRLQAFTYTAGLVGLVLLVLPLVPGLGADINGAKIWIRLAGMSFQPGEFAKLCLVIFFAGYLVVKRDVLTLAGHRFLGLDLPRARDLGPILIAWGVSLGVLIFEKDLGSSLLFFGLFLFLLYVATERAGWLIIGGLLFAGGAFVAAQIFSHVQKRVSDWLDPFHEVGGQVSTALMGQAWGGLLGRGLGQGRPEIAPLRFYGQSDFIISSFGEELGLTGLIAIILVYTLIIERGLRTALGCRDIFGKLLATGLAMSFALQVFVIVGGVTGLIPLTGLTTPFMALGGTALIANWAIIALVLRISDQARRPQTPAAPVSDETIAMAVQKQ; this is encoded by the coding sequence ATGAGCATCGCGTCCACGTCGGTCATCCAGATCATCCCGCGGACCCGCCGCGGGGTGGAGCTGATGCTGCTGATCATCGCGATCGCGGTGTCGGTGGCGGCCTACGTCAACATCGGCCTGACCGTCCAGAACAAGGTCCCGGCCAGCACCGGGTACTACGCCGCCGGGATCGGCCTGCTCGCGCTGATCGCGCACATGGCACTGCGGTACCGGGCGCCGTACGCCGATCCGGTGATCCTGCCCTGCGCCGTCCTGCTGAACGGGCTCGGCGTCGCGATGATCCACCGCGTCGACCTCGGCCTGAAAGCGGCCGCCGAGGCGGCCGGCACCAAGGCGCGCGGACCGGCGGCGCCACAGCAGATCACCTGGACGGCGGTCGGCATCATCCTGTTCCTGGTGGTGATCCTGGTCGTCCGGGACCACCGCCGCCTGCAGGCGTTCACCTACACCGCCGGCCTGGTCGGTCTGGTCCTGCTGGTGCTGCCGCTGGTCCCCGGCCTCGGCGCCGACATCAACGGCGCCAAGATCTGGATCCGGCTGGCCGGGATGTCGTTCCAGCCGGGCGAGTTCGCGAAGCTCTGCCTGGTGATCTTCTTCGCCGGGTACCTGGTGGTGAAGCGCGACGTCCTGACCCTGGCCGGGCACCGGTTCCTCGGGCTGGACCTGCCCCGGGCCCGGGACCTCGGCCCGATCCTGATCGCCTGGGGCGTCAGCCTCGGCGTGCTGATCTTCGAGAAGGACCTCGGCTCCTCGCTGCTGTTCTTCGGCCTGTTCCTGTTCCTGCTGTACGTCGCGACCGAACGCGCCGGCTGGCTGATCATCGGTGGCCTGCTGTTCGCCGGCGGCGCTTTCGTCGCCGCGCAGATCTTCAGCCACGTGCAGAAGCGGGTCTCGGACTGGCTCGACCCGTTCCACGAGGTCGGCGGGCAGGTTTCCACCGCGCTGATGGGCCAAGCCTGGGGTGGGCTGCTCGGCCGCGGTCTCGGCCAGGGCCGGCCCGAGATCGCGCCGCTGCGCTTCTACGGCCAAAGCGACTTCATCATCTCCTCGTTCGGCGAGGAGCTCGGCCTGACCGGGCTGATCGCGATCATCCTGGTCTACACCCTCATCATCGAGCGCGGTCTGCGGACCGCGCTCGGCTGCCGGGACATCTTCGGCAAGCTGCTCGCGACCGGTCTGGCGATGTCGTTCGCGCTGCAGGTGTTCGTGATCGTCGGCGGCGTCACCGGGCTGATCCCGCTGACCGGTCTGACCACGCCGTTCATGGCCCTCGGCGGTACGGCGCTGATCGCCAACTGGGCGATCATCGCGCTGGTGCTGCGGATCAGTGACCAGGCCCGCCGGCCGCAGACCCCCGCGGCACCGGTGTCCGACGAGACGATCGCGATGGCGGTGCAGAAGCAGTGA